A window of the Chloroflexota bacterium genome harbors these coding sequences:
- the rplD gene encoding 50S ribosomal protein L4 codes for MIKTPVHNLEGQVKGEIELQGEVFGLPPNPAVVHQAVVRHLANRRLGTVSVRTRGEVAGSGRKLFPQKHTGRARAGGLRAPQRRGSGKAFGPKPRDFHQRMPKKMRRLAIKCALSDKLREGEMVVIGDLNNLQPKTREMEQLLVRLGVGGSALVVTEKAEPAVVTAASNLPGIKTLPAPLLNTYDILKYEKLVMTVEAVRQAEALWGRK; via the coding sequence ATGATAAAGACGCCTGTCCATAACCTGGAGGGCCAGGTGAAGGGGGAGATTGAGCTCCAGGGGGAGGTCTTTGGCCTGCCACCCAACCCGGCGGTGGTCCACCAGGCGGTGGTCCGCCATCTGGCCAACCGCCGGCTGGGGACCGTCTCCGTCCGCACCCGGGGGGAGGTGGCGGGGAGTGGCAGGAAGCTCTTCCCCCAGAAACATACCGGACGGGCCCGTGCCGGAGGCCTCCGGGCCCCCCAGCGCCGTGGCAGCGGCAAGGCCTTTGGGCCCAAGCCACGGGACTTCCACCAGCGGATGCCCAAGAAGATGCGTCGGCTGGCCATCAAATGCGCCCTCTCCGACAAACTTCGGGAAGGGGAGATGGTGGTGATAGGCGACCTCAACAACCTGCAGCCCAAGACCCGGGAGATGGAACAGCTCCTGGTGCGACTGGGGGTGGGGGGCTCGGCCCTGGTGGTGACCGAGAAGGCGGAGCCGGCGGTGGTCACAGCCGCCAGCAATCTGCCGGGTATCAAGACCCTGCCTGCCCCTCTCCTTAATACCTATGACATCCTCAAGTATGAGAAGCTGGTCATGACGGTAGAGGCTGTTCGCCAGGCTGAGGCCCTCTGGGGGAGGAAATAG
- the rplE gene encoding 50S ribosomal protein L5: MPRLKERYQQEVVPRLLKEFSYKTVMQVPRLQKVVLNIGLGEVTTNPKAMEAAQKDLEAITGQHPVITKARRSISAFKLRQGMPIGVMVTLRGRRMYEFLDKLANVVLPRIRDFQGLPRNSFDGRGNYTLGLKEQLAFPEVDYDKIDKVRGLEVVIVTTSRNPEEGRKLLELLGMPLQKG; the protein is encoded by the coding sequence ATGCCTCGCCTTAAGGAGAGGTATCAGCAAGAGGTGGTCCCCCGGCTGCTTAAGGAATTCAGCTACAAGACGGTGATGCAGGTCCCCCGCCTTCAGAAGGTGGTGCTCAACATCGGCCTGGGGGAGGTCACCACCAACCCCAAGGCCATGGAGGCGGCCCAAAAGGACCTGGAGGCCATCACAGGACAGCACCCTGTGATCACCAAGGCCCGCAGGTCCATATCCGCCTTCAAACTGCGCCAGGGGATGCCCATCGGGGTTATGGTCACCCTGCGCGGCAGGAGGATGTATGAATTCCTGGACAAGCTGGCCAATGTGGTCCTGCCCCGCATCCGGGACTTTCAGGGCCTTCCCCGCAATTCCTTTGATGGCCGGGGAAACTATACTCTGGGGCTCAAGGAGCAGCTGGCCTTTCCCGAGGTGGACTACGATAAGATAGACAAGGTAAGGGGGCTGGAGGTGGTCATCGTGACCACCTCCCGGAACCCGGAGGAGGGGAGGAAGCTCCTGGAACTCCTGGGGATGCCTTTGCAGAAAGGGTGA
- the rplN gene encoding 50S ribosomal protein L14 yields the protein MIQTYTRLRVADNTGARQIMCINIPGGTRRRYAHLGDVIVAAVKQAIPGGTVKKGDVVRAVVVRTVKPTRRHDGSYVRFDENAAVIIDEKNNPRGTRVFGPVARELREKNFLKILSLAAEVV from the coding sequence TTGATTCAAACCTACACCCGACTGAGGGTAGCGGATAATACCGGCGCCCGACAGATAATGTGCATCAACATCCCTGGTGGCACCCGCAGGAGGTATGCCCACCTGGGGGATGTGATCGTGGCCGCTGTGAAGCAGGCCATCCCAGGGGGGACGGTGAAGAAGGGGGATGTGGTCCGGGCTGTAGTGGTCCGTACCGTCAAGCCCACACGCCGCCACGATGGTTCCTATGTGCGCTTTGATGAAAATGCGGCGGTCATCATAGATGAGAAGAACAACCCCCGGGGCACCCGGGTCTTCGGCCCGGTGGCCCGGGAGCTGAGGGAGAAGAACTTCCTCAAGATTCTTTCCCTGGCGGCGGAGGTGGTGTAG
- the rplC gene encoding 50S ribosomal protein L3, which translates to MTTGAGTLPGLIGRKLGMTQLFREDGAVIPVTAIEVGPCTVVQVKTREKEGYSAVQMGFGEKKRLTSPEKGHLKGLGSFRHLREFRVGEGVGIEVGQKFDVGLFKPGDIVDVTGTSKGKGFAGVVKRHHFSGGPKTHGQSDRHRAPGSIGSATTPGRVYKGKKMAGHMGNARVTVMGQEVVQADPARNLLLVRGAVPGHQNSLVLIQKGRP; encoded by the coding sequence ATGACAACGGGGGCTGGGACCCTCCCGGGGCTCATCGGCAGGAAGCTGGGCATGACCCAGCTATTCCGTGAGGATGGGGCCGTTATCCCCGTTACCGCCATTGAGGTCGGTCCCTGCACTGTGGTCCAGGTCAAGACCAGAGAAAAAGAGGGCTACAGCGCGGTTCAGATGGGCTTCGGAGAGAAAAAGCGCCTCACCAGCCCGGAGAAGGGACACCTCAAGGGGCTGGGGAGTTTCCGCCACTTGAGGGAGTTCCGGGTTGGGGAGGGAGTGGGGATAGAGGTGGGTCAGAAGTTCGATGTGGGCCTTTTCAAGCCCGGTGATATTGTGGATGTTACCGGGACCTCCAAGGGCAAGGGCTTTGCCGGGGTGGTCAAGCGCCATCACTTTTCCGGAGGGCCCAAGACCCATGGCCAGTCGGACCGCCACCGGGCCCCCGGCTCCATAGGCTCCGCTACCACCCCCGGCCGTGTCTATAAGGGGAAGAAGATGGCGGGGCATATGGGGAACGCGAGGGTAACTGTGATGGGTCAGGAGGTGGTCCAGGCTGACCCGGCCCGGAACCTCCTTCTGGTGAGGGGGGCCGTCCCCGGGCACCAGAATAGCCTGGTGCTCATCCAGAAGGGCCGTCCATGA
- the fusA gene encoding elongation factor G: MVNTPLSQKVSSPDNSVGKGEVFPLHLIRNIGIIAHIDAGKTTVTERTLYYTGRTYKIGEVDEGTAVMDWMEQERERGITITAAATTCTWKDHLINIIDTPGHVDFTAEVERSLRVLDGGVVVFDGVGGVEPQSETVWRQANKYGVPRICFVNKMDRVGASLQVTVAQIKERLGARPIPIQLPLGKEQEFRGVVDLIEMKAWAFLDDPAQPPQEAFLQPQEEGEVFLAREALLEGLAESDDQMMLSYVEGREVSSREIRAAIRRATLSGRMVPVLCGSALRNKGIQPLLDAVLLYLPSPLDMPPVKGRDLRTGQETSRTPDSPFSALAFKVVADPFMGRLAYFRVYSGEVKAGAQVYNATRGTKERIGRLLRMHANRREEIDTVQAGNIAATLGMKNTFTGDTLCDMAHPILLETISFPEPVISVSIEPKTKADQDRLAEALNRLSEEDPTFKVNHDKETGQTLISGMGELHLEVLVDRMLREFKVGARVGKPQVAYKETITQSVRSEGRFIRQFGGHGQYGRVFLEIEPGPRGSGFVFEENLKGGAIPKEYIAPVEAGVREALDNGALAGYPITDIQVVLVDGSYHEVDSSEMAFKMAGSIGLKEGVLKAKPILLEPVVKIEVVTPEEFMGEVIADLSSRRGHLEGIEARVGFQIIRAHVPLAETFGYATQLRSLSQGRANYSMEFERYEVLPQALTEQIALRVRGKISS, from the coding sequence ATGGTAAATACGCCTCTTTCCCAGAAGGTCTCAAGCCCCGACAATTCTGTCGGGAAGGGAGAGGTATTTCCCCTGCACCTCATACGCAACATCGGCATCATCGCCCACATAGATGCCGGCAAGACCACCGTCACCGAGCGGACCCTGTATTATACTGGCCGGACCTACAAGATAGGGGAGGTGGATGAGGGAACGGCGGTGATGGACTGGATGGAGCAGGAAAGGGAGAGGGGCATAACCATCACCGCTGCCGCCACTACCTGCACCTGGAAGGACCACCTCATCAACATCATAGATACCCCGGGCCATGTGGACTTCACCGCTGAGGTAGAAAGAAGCCTGCGGGTCCTGGATGGGGGGGTGGTGGTCTTTGACGGGGTGGGTGGGGTGGAGCCACAGTCTGAGACCGTCTGGCGTCAGGCCAATAAATACGGTGTGCCCCGCATTTGCTTTGTAAACAAGATGGACAGGGTGGGGGCTAGCCTCCAAGTCACGGTGGCCCAGATAAAGGAAAGGCTGGGGGCCAGGCCCATCCCCATCCAGCTCCCCCTGGGCAAGGAGCAGGAGTTCCGGGGGGTGGTTGACCTGATTGAGATGAAGGCCTGGGCCTTCCTTGATGACCCCGCCCAGCCCCCACAGGAGGCCTTCCTCCAGCCACAGGAGGAGGGGGAGGTCTTCCTGGCCCGGGAGGCCCTGCTGGAAGGGCTGGCCGAGAGTGATGACCAGATGATGCTCTCCTATGTAGAGGGCCGGGAGGTCTCCTCCAGGGAGATAAGGGCGGCCATCAGGCGGGCCACCCTCTCGGGCCGGATGGTGCCTGTCCTCTGTGGCAGTGCCCTCAGGAATAAGGGCATTCAGCCCCTATTGGATGCTGTCCTCCTCTACTTGCCCTCCCCCCTGGACATGCCCCCGGTGAAGGGCCGGGACCTTCGCACTGGGCAGGAGACCTCCCGCACCCCTGACTCCCCCTTCAGTGCTCTGGCCTTCAAGGTGGTGGCTGACCCCTTCATGGGGCGGCTGGCCTATTTCCGGGTCTATTCTGGGGAGGTAAAGGCAGGGGCCCAGGTATATAACGCCACTCGAGGCACCAAGGAGCGCATTGGGCGCCTGTTGCGTATGCACGCCAACCGCCGGGAGGAGATAGACACCGTCCAGGCCGGGAACATCGCTGCCACCCTGGGCATGAAGAATACATTTACAGGTGATACCCTGTGCGATATGGCCCATCCCATCCTTCTGGAGACCATTTCCTTCCCGGAGCCCGTCATCTCGGTGTCCATTGAGCCCAAGACCAAGGCGGACCAGGACCGGCTTGCCGAGGCCCTCAACCGCCTCTCGGAGGAGGACCCCACCTTCAAGGTAAACCATGATAAGGAAACGGGCCAGACCCTTATCTCGGGCATGGGGGAGCTCCATCTGGAGGTGCTGGTGGACAGGATGCTGCGGGAGTTCAAGGTGGGGGCCCGGGTGGGGAAGCCCCAGGTCGCCTACAAGGAGACAATTACCCAGTCGGTGCGCTCGGAGGGGCGCTTTATCCGTCAGTTTGGTGGCCATGGTCAATATGGCCGCGTCTTTCTGGAGATAGAACCGGGGCCGCGGGGTAGCGGCTTTGTCTTTGAGGAGAATCTGAAGGGCGGGGCGATACCCAAGGAGTATATCGCTCCCGTGGAGGCAGGGGTGAGGGAGGCCCTGGACAATGGGGCCCTGGCCGGATACCCCATAACCGATATCCAGGTCGTTCTGGTGGATGGCAGCTACCACGAGGTGGATTCCTCGGAGATGGCATTCAAGATGGCAGGGTCCATCGGCTTAAAGGAGGGGGTGCTCAAGGCCAAACCTATCCTCCTTGAGCCGGTCGTGAAGATAGAGGTCGTAACCCCGGAGGAATTCATGGGGGAGGTCATCGCTGACCTCAGTAGCCGGCGGGGGCATCTGGAAGGGATAGAGGCGCGGGTGGGCTTTCAGATCATCCGGGCCCATGTCCCCCTGGCGGAGACTTTTGGCTATGCCACCCAGCTCCGCTCCCTTTCCCAGGGCCGCGCCAACTACTCCATGGAGTTTGAGCGCTATGAGGTCCTGCCCCAGGCCCTGACCGAACAGATTGCCCTCCGGGTGCGGGGGAAGATATCTAGCTAA
- the rpmC gene encoding 50S ribosomal protein L29 has product MRIAEVRALRPEDLERQLEESRRELFNLNFRHATRQLVNSAEIGKVKKKIARLQTILREKEIGLEKE; this is encoded by the coding sequence GTGAGAATAGCGGAGGTCCGGGCCCTGCGCCCCGAGGACCTTGAGAGGCAGTTAGAGGAGTCCCGGCGTGAGCTCTTTAACCTGAACTTCCGCCATGCCACCCGCCAACTGGTGAACAGCGCCGAGATAGGGAAGGTGAAGAAGAAGATAGCCCGGCTCCAGACAATATTGAGGGAGAAGGAAATTGGCCTGGAAAAAGAATAA
- the rpsS gene encoding 30S ribosomal protein S19, giving the protein MSRSLKKGPFIDAKLLKKVKAQVQAGTKAVIKTWSRASTVIPEMVGLTIAVHDGRRHVPSLITEDMVGHRLGEFAPTRTFRRHAGKAEATLPKKEAGGAS; this is encoded by the coding sequence ATGAGCCGTTCTCTTAAGAAGGGTCCTTTTATAGACGCCAAGCTTCTCAAGAAGGTCAAGGCTCAGGTCCAGGCCGGCACCAAGGCGGTGATAAAGACCTGGTCCCGGGCCTCCACCGTTATCCCCGAGATGGTGGGGCTGACTATTGCGGTCCACGATGGCCGCCGCCATGTCCCCAGCCTGATTACTGAGGATATGGTGGGGCACCGGCTGGGGGAGTTCGCCCCCACCCGCACCTTCCGGCGCCATGCTGGAAAGGCGGAAGCGACATTGCCCAAGAAGGAGGCGGGCGGTGCAAGTTAG
- the rplP gene encoding 50S ribosomal protein L16 has protein sequence MLQPKRVKYRKVHRGRMKGMAQGGNSLAFGDYGLQAQEPVWLTARQIEAGRRAITHHLKRGGKMWVRVFPDKPATKKPLETRMGGGKGNPEFWVAVTRPGRILFEIAGVKEEDAREAMRLAAFKLPIATRFLSRSIEAAAG, from the coding sequence ATGCTACAGCCCAAAAGGGTTAAATACCGCAAGGTCCATCGGGGGCGCATGAAGGGCATGGCCCAGGGAGGCAATAGCCTGGCCTTCGGCGATTACGGCCTCCAGGCCCAGGAGCCCGTCTGGCTGACCGCCCGACAGATTGAGGCCGGCCGGCGGGCCATAACCCATCACCTCAAGCGGGGAGGCAAGATGTGGGTCCGGGTCTTCCCCGATAAGCCCGCCACCAAAAAGCCCTTGGAGACCCGCATGGGTGGCGGCAAGGGGAACCCCGAGTTCTGGGTGGCGGTGACAAGACCGGGCCGCATCCTCTTTGAGATTGCCGGGGTCAAAGAGGAGGATGCCCGGGAGGCCATGAGGCTGGCCGCCTTCAAACTGCCCATAGCCACCCGTTTTCTCTCCCGCTCTATTGAGGCGGCTGCCGGGTGA
- the rpsQ gene encoding 30S ribosomal protein S17, producing the protein MAWKKNKTRVGLVVSNKMQKTVVVAVEAVKRHPLYRKTTRLTRKYKVHDEEQRCQIGDQVKIAETRPLSKEKRWRVVEVLVQGKKVALPEEEKVDSNLHPTEGSG; encoded by the coding sequence TTGGCCTGGAAAAAGAATAAGACCAGGGTGGGCTTGGTGGTCTCCAACAAGATGCAGAAGACCGTGGTGGTGGCGGTGGAGGCGGTGAAGCGCCACCCCCTCTACAGGAAGACTACCAGGCTAACCCGTAAATATAAGGTCCATGATGAGGAGCAGCGCTGCCAGATAGGGGACCAGGTCAAAATAGCTGAAACTCGCCCCCTTTCCAAGGAAAAAAGGTGGCGAGTGGTGGAGGTCCTGGTCCAGGGGAAGAAAGTCGCTTTGCCGGAAGAGGAGAAGGTTGATTCAAACCTACACCCGACTGAGGGTAGCGGATAA
- the rpsT gene encoding 30S ribosomal protein S20: protein MATKSAAKAARKSQRGFGRNQAVKSALKTFIRQAQEAIARKDVKEAGALVKRAESALDGAATKEIIHPNGAARRKSRLLAKFNQAFPSGPGA from the coding sequence TTGGCAACAAAGTCAGCAGCTAAGGCAGCCCGCAAGAGCCAGAGAGGGTTCGGCAGGAACCAGGCGGTGAAGAGTGCTCTCAAGACCTTTATTCGCCAGGCCCAGGAGGCCATTGCCCGCAAGGATGTCAAGGAAGCTGGGGCTCTGGTGAAGAGGGCGGAGAGCGCCCTGGACGGGGCGGCGACCAAGGAGATTATTCATCCCAATGGTGCTGCCCGCAGGAAGTCCCGCCTCCTTGCCAAGTTCAACCAGGCCTTCCCTTCGGGGCCGGGGGCTTGA
- the rpsJ gene encoding 30S ribosomal protein S10 has translation MPKQRIRVKLKAYDHRLLDQSVARIVETAERTGAVVVGPVPLPTRIHKYCVIRSPFIDKDSREQFEIRVHKRLIDIVDPGSKTIDALTQLQLPSGVDIEIGL, from the coding sequence ATGCCTAAACAGAGAATCAGGGTAAAGCTAAAGGCCTATGACCACCGCCTGCTGGACCAGTCGGTGGCCCGCATTGTGGAGACGGCGGAAAGGACAGGGGCCGTGGTGGTGGGGCCTGTTCCCCTCCCCACCCGGATCCATAAGTACTGCGTCATCCGCTCTCCCTTCATTGACAAGGACTCTCGGGAGCAGTTTGAGATCAGGGTCCACAAGCGGCTGATTGATATTGTGGACCCCGGTTCAAAGACAATAGATGCCCTCACCCAGCTCCAGCTCCCCTCGGGCGTAGACATCGAGATCGGGCTATGA
- the rplB gene encoding 50S ribosomal protein L2, with translation MAVKVYKPTSPGRRGMTGYSFEEITRTEPEKSLLRPWRQKAGRSGGKITVRHHGGGAKKLLRVIDFKRDKLGIPGKVVSIEYDPLRSGRIALLHYPDGEKRYILAALGLGVGDSVVSGPEAEIKVGNALPLRFIPPGTTIYNIELQKGRGGQLVRSAGTSAQVMAREGDYVTIRLPSGEMRKVHGECYATVGQVGNLEHQNIVLGKAGRKRHLGIRPTVRGSVMSPRDHPHGGGEGRSPIGMPGPKTPWGKPALGYKTRKKRKPSGKMIIQRRKK, from the coding sequence TTGGCGGTTAAGGTCTATAAGCCCACCTCCCCCGGCCGGCGGGGGATGACGGGCTATAGCTTTGAGGAGATCACCCGGACGGAGCCAGAGAAGTCCCTCCTCCGCCCCTGGAGGCAGAAGGCGGGAAGGAGTGGGGGCAAGATTACCGTCCGCCACCATGGAGGGGGGGCAAAGAAGCTCCTCAGGGTGATTGACTTCAAGCGGGACAAGCTGGGGATACCTGGCAAGGTGGTGTCAATAGAATACGACCCCCTGCGCTCGGGCCGCATCGCCCTGCTCCACTACCCCGATGGAGAGAAGCGCTATATCCTGGCCGCCCTGGGCCTTGGGGTGGGGGACAGCGTTGTCTCCGGTCCCGAGGCGGAGATAAAGGTGGGCAATGCCCTGCCCCTCCGGTTCATCCCTCCTGGCACCACTATCTACAATATTGAGCTTCAGAAGGGGAGGGGGGGCCAGCTGGTGCGCAGTGCCGGCACCTCGGCCCAGGTTATGGCCAGGGAAGGGGACTATGTAACTATCCGTTTGCCCTCAGGGGAGATGAGGAAGGTCCACGGGGAGTGCTATGCCACTGTGGGGCAGGTGGGGAACCTGGAGCACCAGAACATAGTCCTGGGCAAGGCCGGCAGGAAGCGACACCTGGGCATCCGGCCCACGGTGAGGGGTTCGGTCATGAGCCCCAGAGACCATCCCCACGGGGGCGGGGAGGGGAGGAGCCCGATTGGCATGCCGGGCCCCAAGACACCCTGGGGCAAGCCAGCCTTGGGCTACAAGACTAGAAAGAAGAGGAAGCCCTCGGGTAAAATGATAATCCAGCGAAGGAAGAAATGA
- a CDS encoding type Z 30S ribosomal protein S14 translates to MAKVSKIVKSKRPPKYKVQQHNRCALCGRPRAYMRKFDLCRICFRELALKGQVPGVRKSSW, encoded by the coding sequence ATGGCTAAAGTATCCAAGATAGTAAAATCCAAAAGGCCGCCCAAGTACAAGGTGCAGCAGCACAACCGTTGCGCCCTATGCGGTAGGCCCCGGGCCTATATGCGCAAGTTTGACCTCTGCCGCATCTGTTTTAGGGAGCTCGCCCTCAAGGGACAGGTCCCGGGGGTGAGGAAGTCCAGCTGGTAG
- the rplV gene encoding 50S ribosomal protein L22, protein MQVRAQVKGLGFSARKARLVVDLVRGKPVDEALAVLRFTTTPIALSIAKVLRSAAANAENNYQLNPRGLRVAQIMVGEGPRMRRGRPQARGRMNPIQRLSCHVTVIVEGESGE, encoded by the coding sequence GTGCAAGTTAGAGCCCAGGTCAAGGGCCTGGGCTTTTCGGCCCGGAAGGCCCGGCTGGTGGTGGACCTGGTGCGGGGGAAGCCCGTGGATGAGGCCCTGGCCGTCCTTCGCTTTACCACCACCCCTATTGCGCTCTCCATAGCCAAGGTCCTCCGCTCCGCAGCGGCCAATGCGGAAAACAACTACCAGCTAAATCCCAGGGGGCTGAGGGTGGCCCAGATAATGGTCGGTGAGGGGCCCCGGATGAGGAGGGGCCGTCCTCAGGCAAGGGGGCGAATGAATCCCATCCAGCGCCTCTCCTGCCATGTCACAGTTATCGTGGAGGGTGAAAGTGGGGAATAA
- the rpsG gene encoding 30S ribosomal protein S7 — protein MSRRGTAERRTVVPDPKYNSTLIALLINRMMLRGQKATAEKIVYRALELIQAKTKKDPISVLEPAIRNATPLLEVKPRRVGGATYQVPIEVRQNRGFSLALRWLVAEARKRPGKSMIEKLAGELIDASQGAGGTVKKREDTHKMAEANRAFVHYRW, from the coding sequence ATGTCCAGGCGCGGTACGGCGGAAAGGCGGACTGTTGTCCCCGACCCCAAATACAACAGCACTTTAATAGCCCTGCTCATTAACCGGATGATGCTGCGGGGCCAGAAGGCCACTGCCGAAAAGATAGTTTACAGGGCACTGGAACTCATCCAGGCCAAGACCAAGAAAGACCCCATTTCCGTCCTGGAGCCGGCCATCCGCAATGCTACTCCCCTTCTGGAGGTGAAGCCCCGCCGGGTGGGGGGGGCGACCTATCAGGTCCCGATAGAGGTGCGCCAAAACCGGGGCTTCTCCCTGGCCCTCCGGTGGCTGGTGGCCGAGGCCCGCAAACGGCCAGGCAAGTCCATGATAGAGAAACTGGCCGGGGAGCTGATAGATGCCTCCCAGGGGGCGGGAGGGACCGTCAAGAAGCGGGAGGATACGCACAAGATGGCCGAGGCCAACAGGGCCTTTGTGCACTATCGATGGTAA
- the rpsL gene encoding 30S ribosomal protein S12, which translates to MPTVNQLVKKARRPISRKIKAVALRYRHNTLKNRTWKEKGGSPQKRGVCIAVKTMTPKKPNSALRKIARVRLTNGIEVTAYIPGEGHNLQEHSVVLLRGGRVKDLPGVRYHIIRGTLDLAGVDARRQGRSRYGAKRPKPGEVAEKPVPAKPEAEE; encoded by the coding sequence GTGCCAACAGTAAATCAGCTGGTAAAAAAGGCTCGCCGCCCTATCAGTAGAAAGATAAAGGCGGTGGCACTGCGCTATAGGCATAACACCTTGAAGAACCGTACCTGGAAGGAGAAAGGTGGCTCCCCCCAGAAGCGGGGGGTATGCATTGCCGTGAAGACCATGACTCCCAAGAAGCCCAACTCTGCCCTCCGGAAGATCGCCCGGGTGCGGCTCACCAACGGGATTGAGGTGACGGCCTATATCCCGGGGGAGGGCCATAACCTTCAGGAGCACTCGGTGGTCCTCTTGCGGGGGGGCAGAGTAAAGGACCTGCCCGGGGTGCGCTACCACATCATCCGGGGCACCCTCGATTTGGCAGGGGTAGATGCCCGCCGCCAGGGGCGAAGCCGCTATGGCGCTAAGAGGCCCAAGCCCGGGGAGGTAGCTGAGAAGCCCGTGCCCGCTAAGCCCGAGGCGGAGGAGTAG
- the rplX gene encoding 50S ribosomal protein L24: MKVRKGDTVLVISGKDRGKKGKVLRALPSESRVIVEGANMIKRHLRARPPARQAGVVEREAPIHISDVMLLCPKCSRPARVGSRFLEDGKVVRACRACGEVIE; this comes from the coding sequence GTGAAGGTGAGGAAGGGGGATACCGTCCTGGTCATCAGTGGGAAAGACCGGGGGAAAAAGGGCAAGGTCCTCCGGGCCCTGCCCTCGGAGAGCCGGGTTATAGTGGAAGGGGCCAACATGATAAAACGCCATCTCCGGGCCCGGCCCCCGGCCCGCCAGGCTGGGGTCGTGGAGCGGGAGGCCCCTATCCATATCTCTGATGTCATGCTCCTCTGCCCCAAGTGCTCCCGGCCGGCCAGGGTGGGCTCCCGCTTTCTGGAGGATGGCAAGGTGGTCAGGGCCTGCCGGGCCTGCGGTGAGGTGATAGAGTGA
- the rpsC gene encoding 30S ribosomal protein S3: MGNKVHPVGLRLGLNQEWQARWFAEKEYAKYLVEDMKVRRAMQQKYREAGISRVDIERQSNTMNITLHTSRPGVVIGRGGQRVEEVRQHLEKLTGNKVKLTIEEIRQPELDAYLVAKGVAEQMERRIAFRRAIKQAIARTIQAGAKGIRIMCSGRLGGGEIARRQTLKEGRLPLQTLRANIDFGLAEARTTMGRIGVKVWIYKGDIIPEKKAQTSGGSDATAQKG; the protein is encoded by the coding sequence GTGGGGAATAAGGTCCATCCTGTTGGACTGCGCCTTGGCCTCAATCAGGAATGGCAGGCCCGGTGGTTTGCCGAAAAGGAGTATGCCAAGTACCTGGTGGAGGACATGAAGGTAAGAAGGGCCATGCAGCAGAAATACCGCGAGGCCGGGATATCCCGGGTGGATATTGAGCGGCAGTCTAATACCATGAATATCACCCTCCATACCTCCCGCCCCGGGGTGGTCATCGGCCGTGGCGGGCAACGGGTGGAGGAGGTGCGGCAACATCTGGAGAAGCTCACCGGCAATAAGGTGAAGCTTACCATCGAGGAGATCCGTCAGCCGGAGCTGGATGCCTATCTGGTAGCCAAAGGGGTGGCGGAGCAGATGGAGCGGCGGATAGCCTTCCGGCGGGCCATAAAGCAGGCCATAGCCCGCACCATCCAGGCTGGGGCCAAGGGGATAAGGATAATGTGCTCCGGAAGGCTGGGGGGGGGAGAGATAGCCCGGCGGCAGACCCTCAAAGAAGGCCGGCTGCCCCTGCAGACCCTGAGAGCAAATATAGACTTCGGTCTGGCCGAGGCCCGCACTACCATGGGCCGGATAGGGGTCAAGGTCTGGATCTACAAGGGGGATATTATCCCGGAGAAGAAGGCGCAAACAAGCGGAGGCAGCGATGCTACAGCCCAAAAGGGTTAA
- the rplW gene encoding 50S ribosomal protein L23 produces MHFSQVLRRPLITEKMTRLGAKNKYAFEVDPHANRLEVSGAVEKAFNVKVASVNILWVKGKTKRMGPRQFVTPSWKKAVVTLREGYKLQLFEGV; encoded by the coding sequence GTGCACTTCTCTCAGGTCCTGCGCCGTCCCCTTATTACCGAGAAGATGACCCGTCTGGGGGCGAAGAACAAGTATGCCTTCGAGGTGGACCCCCACGCCAACCGCCTGGAGGTGAGTGGGGCGGTGGAGAAAGCCTTCAATGTCAAGGTGGCCTCGGTCAACATCCTGTGGGTCAAGGGGAAGACAAAGAGGATGGGCCCCCGGCAGTTCGTCACCCCTTCCTGGAAGAAGGCGGTGGTTACCCTGCGGGAGGGCTACAAGCTCCAGCTCTTTGAGGGGGTATAA